Proteins found in one Primulina eburnea isolate SZY01 chromosome 16, ASM2296580v1, whole genome shotgun sequence genomic segment:
- the LOC140816299 gene encoding protein indeterminate-domain 4, chloroplastic-like isoform X1: MAASSFSAAFLGMGDENEIQIKEQQQQQILSAVQSQPSASNLLKKRRNQPGNPYPDAEIIALSPKTLMATNRFICEVCNKGFQREQNLQLHRRGHNLPWKLKQKGPKDQIKRKVYLCPEPTCVHHEPGRALGDLTGIKKHYSRKHGEKKYKCDKCSKKYAVQSDWKAHSKTCGTREYKCDCGTLFSRRDSFITHRAFCDALAQESARNLNPPSLNTVEFNPALATHDVLRLGNGGTTRHGPQFDTLVGQGFRLQPPSSGAAAALFGLQPHNDNREDENNQCLSSFGLTMPNKSPSSFQGLMQFPPQLQITANNGSNSSSMAGLFNLGFFPNSTVDNVGARQGSGGGPEEYVTLFSNAGNIMSAAIPSLYSTSHATQNPSAAHMSATALLQKAAQLGSTTSNNAASSLLKTFGKSNQSTLDQENYGGSSSVFGESYNGISHLQDLVNPMNSSIGGGTYDGEIHENDQYRGFRAYNSNNNINTNENDTGFSGGGGGGIERAGAGRLTRDFLGVGRGQLQHGMSFSSLMEPQGKNGASPQAFGRGSFH, encoded by the exons ATGGCGGCTTCTTCTTTTTCAGCAGCTTTTCTTGGAATGggagatgagaatgagattcaGATTAaggagcagcagcagcagcagattTTGTCGGCTGTTCAATCTCAGCCATCTGCTTCTAATTTGCTTAAGAAGAGGAGGAATCAGCCTGGAAATCCAT ATCCGGATGCAGAGATTATAGCACTGTCTCCAAAAACCCTAATGGCTACCAACAGATTCATCTGCGAAGTGTGCAACAAAGGGTTCCAAAGAGAGCAAAATCTGCAGCTCCACAGAAGAGGCCACAACCTGCCATGGAAGCTGAAGCAGAAGGGTCCCAAGGACCAGATCAAACGGAAGGTGTACCTCTGCCCGGAGCCGACCTGCGTCCACCATGAACCCGGCCGGGCCCTCGGTGACCTCACCGGGATCAAGAAACACTACTCGAGGAAACACGGCGAGAAGAAGTACAAATGCGACAAATGCTCCAAGAAATACGCCGTACAGTCCGACTGGAAGGCCCACTCCAAGACCTGCGGCACCAGGGAATACAAATGCGACTGCGGCACTCTCTTCTCCAG GCGTGATAGTTTTATCACACATCGGGCATTCTGTGATGCCCTAGCCCAAGAAAGTGCTAGGAATCTGAATCCACCTTCACTCAACACCGTTGAATTCAACCCGGCATTAGCAACTCATGATGTACTCAGGCTCGGAAATGGCGGCACGACCAGGCATGGCCCACAGTTCGACACCCTCGTCGGCCAGGGATTCCGCCTTCAGCCTCCTTCTTCTGGGGCTGCCGCCGCTCTTTTCGGGCTGCAACCACATAATGATAATCGAGAAGACGAGAATAATCAATGTTTATCCTCCTTCGGATTAACAATGCCAAACAAGTCGCCTTCATCGTTTCAAGGACTGATGCAGTTTCCTCCCCAGCTTCAGATAACTGCCAACAATGGCTCGAATTCTTCCTCCATGGCTGGCCTTTTCAATCTCGGCTTCTTTCCAAACAGTACCGTTGATAATGTTGGCGCCAGACAAGGTTCCGGTGGCGGGCCGGAAGAGTACGTCACTCTCTTCTCAAATG CAGGTAACATCATGAGTGCTGCTATCCCTTCACTCTACAGCACCTCACATGCCACACAAAACCCCAGCGCGGCACACATGTCCGCTACCGCGCTGCTACAGAAGGCTGCTCAGTTGGGCTCAACCACAAGCAACAACGCTGCATCGTCGCTGCTCAAAACCTTCGGAAAATCGAATCAGTCGACGCTCGACCAAGAAAACTATGGAGGGTCTTCTTCTGTTTTTGGAGAAAGTTACAATGGGATCAGCCATCTCCAAGATTTAGTGAACCCCATGAACTCCTCCATTGGTGGGGGCACATATGATGGAGAAATTCATGAGAACGATCAATACAGAGGATTCCGAGCTTATAATAGTAACAATAATATTAATACTAATGAGAATGATACAGGTTTtagcggcggcggcggcggcggcataGAACGAGCTGGGGCGGGGAGATTGACGAGGGACTTTCTTGGGGTAGGAAGAGGGCAGCTGCAACATGGCATGTCGTTCAGCTCGTTAATGGAGCCGCAAGGAAAGAACGGCGCATCGCCACAAGCTTTTGGGAGGGGGAGTTTCCATTGA
- the LOC140816299 gene encoding protein indeterminate-domain 4, chloroplastic-like isoform X2, whose translation MAASSFSAAFLGMGDENEIQIKEQQQQQILSAVQSQPSASNLLKKRRNQPGNPYPDAEIIALSPKTLMATNRFICEVCNKGFQREQNLQLHRRGHNLPWKLKQKGPKDQIKRKVYLCPEPTCVHHEPGRALGDLTGIKKHYSRKHGEKKYKCDKCSKKYAVQSDWKAHSKTCGTREYKCDCGTLFSRRDSFITHRAFCDALAQESARNLNPPSLNTVEFNPALATHDVLRLGNGGTTRHGPQFDTLVGQGFRLQPPSSGAAAALFGLQPHNDNREDENNQCLSSFGLTMPNKSPSSFQGLMQFPPQLQITANNGSNSSSMAGLFNLGFFPNSTVDNVGARQGSGGGPEEYVTLFSNGNIMSAAIPSLYSTSHATQNPSAAHMSATALLQKAAQLGSTTSNNAASSLLKTFGKSNQSTLDQENYGGSSSVFGESYNGISHLQDLVNPMNSSIGGGTYDGEIHENDQYRGFRAYNSNNNINTNENDTGFSGGGGGGIERAGAGRLTRDFLGVGRGQLQHGMSFSSLMEPQGKNGASPQAFGRGSFH comes from the exons ATGGCGGCTTCTTCTTTTTCAGCAGCTTTTCTTGGAATGggagatgagaatgagattcaGATTAaggagcagcagcagcagcagattTTGTCGGCTGTTCAATCTCAGCCATCTGCTTCTAATTTGCTTAAGAAGAGGAGGAATCAGCCTGGAAATCCAT ATCCGGATGCAGAGATTATAGCACTGTCTCCAAAAACCCTAATGGCTACCAACAGATTCATCTGCGAAGTGTGCAACAAAGGGTTCCAAAGAGAGCAAAATCTGCAGCTCCACAGAAGAGGCCACAACCTGCCATGGAAGCTGAAGCAGAAGGGTCCCAAGGACCAGATCAAACGGAAGGTGTACCTCTGCCCGGAGCCGACCTGCGTCCACCATGAACCCGGCCGGGCCCTCGGTGACCTCACCGGGATCAAGAAACACTACTCGAGGAAACACGGCGAGAAGAAGTACAAATGCGACAAATGCTCCAAGAAATACGCCGTACAGTCCGACTGGAAGGCCCACTCCAAGACCTGCGGCACCAGGGAATACAAATGCGACTGCGGCACTCTCTTCTCCAG GCGTGATAGTTTTATCACACATCGGGCATTCTGTGATGCCCTAGCCCAAGAAAGTGCTAGGAATCTGAATCCACCTTCACTCAACACCGTTGAATTCAACCCGGCATTAGCAACTCATGATGTACTCAGGCTCGGAAATGGCGGCACGACCAGGCATGGCCCACAGTTCGACACCCTCGTCGGCCAGGGATTCCGCCTTCAGCCTCCTTCTTCTGGGGCTGCCGCCGCTCTTTTCGGGCTGCAACCACATAATGATAATCGAGAAGACGAGAATAATCAATGTTTATCCTCCTTCGGATTAACAATGCCAAACAAGTCGCCTTCATCGTTTCAAGGACTGATGCAGTTTCCTCCCCAGCTTCAGATAACTGCCAACAATGGCTCGAATTCTTCCTCCATGGCTGGCCTTTTCAATCTCGGCTTCTTTCCAAACAGTACCGTTGATAATGTTGGCGCCAGACAAGGTTCCGGTGGCGGGCCGGAAGAGTACGTCACTCTCTTCTCAAATG GTAACATCATGAGTGCTGCTATCCCTTCACTCTACAGCACCTCACATGCCACACAAAACCCCAGCGCGGCACACATGTCCGCTACCGCGCTGCTACAGAAGGCTGCTCAGTTGGGCTCAACCACAAGCAACAACGCTGCATCGTCGCTGCTCAAAACCTTCGGAAAATCGAATCAGTCGACGCTCGACCAAGAAAACTATGGAGGGTCTTCTTCTGTTTTTGGAGAAAGTTACAATGGGATCAGCCATCTCCAAGATTTAGTGAACCCCATGAACTCCTCCATTGGTGGGGGCACATATGATGGAGAAATTCATGAGAACGATCAATACAGAGGATTCCGAGCTTATAATAGTAACAATAATATTAATACTAATGAGAATGATACAGGTTTtagcggcggcggcggcggcggcataGAACGAGCTGGGGCGGGGAGATTGACGAGGGACTTTCTTGGGGTAGGAAGAGGGCAGCTGCAACATGGCATGTCGTTCAGCTCGTTAATGGAGCCGCAAGGAAAGAACGGCGCATCGCCACAAGCTTTTGGGAGGGGGAGTTTCCATTGA
- the LOC140816299 gene encoding protein indeterminate-domain 4, chloroplastic-like isoform X3, with amino-acid sequence MRMRFRLRSSSSSRFCRLFNLSHLLLICLRRGGISLEIHANPDAEIIALSPKTLMATNRFICEVCNKGFQREQNLQLHRRGHNLPWKLKQKGPKDQIKRKVYLCPEPTCVHHEPGRALGDLTGIKKHYSRKHGEKKYKCDKCSKKYAVQSDWKAHSKTCGTREYKCDCGTLFSRRDSFITHRAFCDALAQESARNLNPPSLNTVEFNPALATHDVLRLGNGGTTRHGPQFDTLVGQGFRLQPPSSGAAAALFGLQPHNDNREDENNQCLSSFGLTMPNKSPSSFQGLMQFPPQLQITANNGSNSSSMAGLFNLGFFPNSTVDNVGARQGSGGGPEEYVTLFSNAGNIMSAAIPSLYSTSHATQNPSAAHMSATALLQKAAQLGSTTSNNAASSLLKTFGKSNQSTLDQENYGGSSSVFGESYNGISHLQDLVNPMNSSIGGGTYDGEIHENDQYRGFRAYNSNNNINTNENDTGFSGGGGGGIERAGAGRLTRDFLGVGRGQLQHGMSFSSLMEPQGKNGASPQAFGRGSFH; translated from the exons atgagaatgagattcaGATTAaggagcagcagcagcagcagattTTGTCGGCTGTTCAATCTCAGCCATCTGCTTCTAATTTGCTTAAGAAGAGGAGGAATCAGCCTGGAAATCCATGCGA ATCCGGATGCAGAGATTATAGCACTGTCTCCAAAAACCCTAATGGCTACCAACAGATTCATCTGCGAAGTGTGCAACAAAGGGTTCCAAAGAGAGCAAAATCTGCAGCTCCACAGAAGAGGCCACAACCTGCCATGGAAGCTGAAGCAGAAGGGTCCCAAGGACCAGATCAAACGGAAGGTGTACCTCTGCCCGGAGCCGACCTGCGTCCACCATGAACCCGGCCGGGCCCTCGGTGACCTCACCGGGATCAAGAAACACTACTCGAGGAAACACGGCGAGAAGAAGTACAAATGCGACAAATGCTCCAAGAAATACGCCGTACAGTCCGACTGGAAGGCCCACTCCAAGACCTGCGGCACCAGGGAATACAAATGCGACTGCGGCACTCTCTTCTCCAG GCGTGATAGTTTTATCACACATCGGGCATTCTGTGATGCCCTAGCCCAAGAAAGTGCTAGGAATCTGAATCCACCTTCACTCAACACCGTTGAATTCAACCCGGCATTAGCAACTCATGATGTACTCAGGCTCGGAAATGGCGGCACGACCAGGCATGGCCCACAGTTCGACACCCTCGTCGGCCAGGGATTCCGCCTTCAGCCTCCTTCTTCTGGGGCTGCCGCCGCTCTTTTCGGGCTGCAACCACATAATGATAATCGAGAAGACGAGAATAATCAATGTTTATCCTCCTTCGGATTAACAATGCCAAACAAGTCGCCTTCATCGTTTCAAGGACTGATGCAGTTTCCTCCCCAGCTTCAGATAACTGCCAACAATGGCTCGAATTCTTCCTCCATGGCTGGCCTTTTCAATCTCGGCTTCTTTCCAAACAGTACCGTTGATAATGTTGGCGCCAGACAAGGTTCCGGTGGCGGGCCGGAAGAGTACGTCACTCTCTTCTCAAATG CAGGTAACATCATGAGTGCTGCTATCCCTTCACTCTACAGCACCTCACATGCCACACAAAACCCCAGCGCGGCACACATGTCCGCTACCGCGCTGCTACAGAAGGCTGCTCAGTTGGGCTCAACCACAAGCAACAACGCTGCATCGTCGCTGCTCAAAACCTTCGGAAAATCGAATCAGTCGACGCTCGACCAAGAAAACTATGGAGGGTCTTCTTCTGTTTTTGGAGAAAGTTACAATGGGATCAGCCATCTCCAAGATTTAGTGAACCCCATGAACTCCTCCATTGGTGGGGGCACATATGATGGAGAAATTCATGAGAACGATCAATACAGAGGATTCCGAGCTTATAATAGTAACAATAATATTAATACTAATGAGAATGATACAGGTTTtagcggcggcggcggcggcggcataGAACGAGCTGGGGCGGGGAGATTGACGAGGGACTTTCTTGGGGTAGGAAGAGGGCAGCTGCAACATGGCATGTCGTTCAGCTCGTTAATGGAGCCGCAAGGAAAGAACGGCGCATCGCCACAAGCTTTTGGGAGGGGGAGTTTCCATTGA